In the genome of Candidatus Ancaeobacter aquaticus, the window TGTTGATACGGTGCCATCCCTGTTTGGACAGGTGAAACCGGCATCAATGGATATTTTATATACTTTTTGACCATACTTTTTTTTAAGATAAGTGCTGAACTTTGTGTAGCATTCCATATTAATTTAGACCCCAACTACATATTATTATTCAGCTGTAAGCTTTAAGCTGTAAGCTATATGTTTTAAGCTCCAATAATCAAATAGCAATTACCAAACAAATTTCAATACACAATGACTAAAATACCAAACCATATGTTTGATTATTGGTAATTATTTGCCCCGAGAAATTTGAAAAATTCCCGGGATTTAGTCCCTTGGGGAGAAATTGGTATTTGGTTATTGGTATTTAAACGAGATACGATTCACTAATAACGAACCACGAAAAAAAGCCCCGGGATTGTATTCCCAGGGCTTTTTTGTTTTTCTATTAATCAAATCAATTATGGATTTGATGGACTATCTTCTAATATTTCCTGAATCTGTTTTTTATTTAGAAAATTTAAACTGTTGTTTGTTTGACTAGGATCTGGTTGATTTGCATCTCCTCCACCAGTCTTTTTCTGTGCGTTCTGCGCAGCTTGCGCTGCTGCATTACGAACCGGTGGTAACTGTGATGGAAGCGCAGCTTTCATGCTCCCAGAATCGTCAATTGTTACGGTCATTCCCGCTTCAAATGTATGTGTCTCACTATATCTGCCTGAAGAAGTAACAACAACACTACCTTTTGTTACCGCAATAGTCGAACCAGTTGCATCTGTTTCTACCGCATTTGTCGGATTAATAGCAATTGTTGTACCATTTGCCATTACTACATCTACATCACCTGACAAACCCTCAATGCTAACGTTACCATTTGCATCAACACTTACCTGTATTGAATCACCGTCACCAAGACTGACGTTCGGACGACTATCACCAGCACCAAGCTCTACGAGAACTAAACCTTCTTCAGTTAAAATCTGTACCGTACCATCAGCAAGAACTGACAATGATACTGTTGTTCCCTTTACCGCTGCAACTGCACTTGGGGTAACAAACTCTGTCTTTGTTGATGTTCCCGGAGTAATCTTTGCCCACATGTCACCAACAAAAAGTTTAATTCTTCTCGTTACCTGTCCCGAAGATTCATCTTTAAGATCTGTTATTGTTGTCACACTATGATCTTTTATCTTTAATATCGATCCATCAGGATATACTATATCTGCTGTACCGTTTTCAGTCTTAATGCTATCTCCGCTACCCAACTTAACATCACTTCTCTTTATTTCAACCCACTTATCTGAATCTACGGTTTTCACCAACACTTTACCATCATACGATGATATTACAGCTGATGCATCATCTGCATATAAACTTCCCGCTGTTACAAATCCTATTGCCACAAAAACAGCCACTGCAGAAACACAGAGTTTCTTATAAAAAGACATGCCCACCTCCCGTTTGGTTTTCTATATTTATTTTCTAGAAGAATTGTAGGATAAATACAATTATACGTCAACAAAAATCTAACAATATTATCATCTTTTATCATTTCTTTTTTTATTTGATATTTTTGCCATATTATATTAAAATATTAATTGTAAATATACATTGAGAATATTACTTAAAAAATACAAAAGGGATATATATGAACCTTGCAGAATTTGCTGTAAAAAAGCCCGTGTCTACCATGATGGCGTATCTTGGCCTATTCCTTCTCGGACTCCTTACTTACACTATGATTCCTCAAGATCTTTATCCGCCGATCACGTTTCCACAGCTTACTGTTGTTACAAACTACCCGAATGCTGCCCCCGAAGAAGTGGAAAACTTGGTCACTAAAGTTATTGAAGAAGCGGTCAGTACCGTTAAGGGCGTAAAAAATATTCGCTCGGTTTCACGTGAAGGCACCTCTATGGTTCTTGTTGAGTTCACCTGGGGGACAAAACTGGATTTTGCTTCACTTGCCATGCGTGAGAAGATCGATTTAGTTAAGTCGCGTCTTCCCCGTGATGCCAACGAACCGATTGTACTTAAATTTAATCCGTTTGCGCGCCCAATGATGGTATTGAGCGTTACCGGAAATTATTCACCCGAAGACCTCCTGAAAGTATCGGAAAAAATACTCAAGGACAAGCTCGAAAAAGTAAAAGGCGTCGCTTCAGCAGGCTTAAGTGGTGGTCGGGAACGGCAAATATTCGTTGAAATCAATCAGGCGCAGTTAAAAGCGAGTCGCGCCGATATTCTCTCAATTGTCCAGTCACTAAAGGATTCAAATCTTAACTATCCCGGCGGATCAACAAAAGAAAAGTTTTATGAATATCTTATCCGGACAATGGGAGAATTCGAACATGTCTCTGATATTGGTAAAACAGTGATTACGCTTGAAGATGCGAAGGATCAAAGAAGACGAGACCAAGAAAGAAGTACCGGCGGCTGGGACCAACTTCAAATTAAAAGCGATAAAGACCGCAGAGGATTCCAGAAAAGAATTATCACACTAAATGACGTGTCAGTCATAGTGGATGACTTCAAAGAAATTGAAAGTTATTCCCGCTATAACGGTAAAAATAATATTTCTATTGCAATACAAAAACAAACCGCAGCAAACACCATAAAAACCGCAGAAAAGGTACGTAAAGAGCTCAAAAAACTCCTTCCCATGCTTCCTAAAGGAGTGGATGTAGACATTGTTTATGACCAGTCGATCTTTATTAAAAATTCTATAAGGGGTCTTTTTGATAATGCGTGGCAAGGCGGGTTGCTTGCCTTTATCATCTTATTTCTGTTTTTGAGGAGTTTTGTAAATTCGCTCATTGTTATCTTTATTATCCCAACTTCAATCCTGGCAACTTTTTCGCTGATGCATTTTACCGGGGTCTCGATCAATATGATGAGCTTGGCAGGGCTAGCAATGGGTGTCGGTATGATTATTGATAGCGGTATCGTTTTAATCGAAAATGTGTCTATCAAGAGGGAAGAAGGAATGGGACAAAAAGAAGCAGCAATTTCAGGAACATCGGAACTGGCTAAACTCGTTATTAGTTCGATACTCTCAAATGCTGCCGTGTTCTTCCCTATGATCTTCGTTATCGGTATCGCCGGTCAGCTGTTCAAACAATTATCAATGGTCGTTGTATTTATCCTGCTTGTATCGGTACCAATCGCTATAACTATTGTTCCCCGGCTGTATAGCATGGGAAACAGACCATTTGTAAAAAAACCAGAGTTTGGCATCATTCTTATTGCAAGAAAACTTTACGATAAAGCACTCAACATCTTTCTCAACTTTCCTATTACAAGTCTTCTTGCAATTTTTGTTCTTTTTATGTCCAGTCTCTTCCTTATGTCAAAACTTGATTTTACCGCTATGCCAAAAGTCGATGAAGGTAAATTCTCCATTAAAGTTGATATGAGGACCGGCACAGTTCTCGCTGTAACAAATGCGGCTGTTGAAAAAGTCGAAAAGATATTACTTGAAGCCCCTGAGATCAAAGATGTCACTGTGAGGGTAGGATCAACAAAATCGACAAAAGCCGGGGCATCCCTTGAAACACTCGGCAGCAATCAGGGTCAGATCATGCTAAACATGAAAGAAGGTCTAAAAATATCGACAAATGATTTTGTGCAACAGATCAGAGAAAAGATCGACAAACTGCACTTGAAAGAAGCGACCATAAACTATATCGTGCAAGACAGTGAAATAGGCTCTGCATTTGCCGGTGGGGCAGATATCGTTATTGATGTCAAAGGACCAAGACTTGATACCCTTGAAAAATTCACTAGAGAAATAAAAGCAGCACTTAAAAAAATACCGGGACTTACCAATATTAAAGACACCGTTCCAAAATCCGCACCTGAGACAAAAATATTGGTAAGAAAAGATAAAGCCGCTTCATACGGGCTTTCTGTTAAAGCAGTTGCAGAAACCGCACTCTATGCCGTCAAGGGTGTTGTCCCCACAAGGCTCAAAGAAGGAGGACGCGAAATCGACATCATGGTACGTATGAGAGAAGAAGACAGAAAAAATATCGATACATTGAAAAAATCTATTTATATTAAGACACAGCAAGGATTTGATGCCCCATTAAATGATGTGTGTACCCTCAAAAGCGGCATGGGACCCAGCGAAGTCATCCGACTCAATCAGAGACGAACCATAAATGTTCTCGCGAATATCTATGGAAGAAAACGTGTTGAAGTTGAACAAGAAGTTGAAAAAGCACTGAAGAGCATTATTATGACTAAAGCAGAAAAAGAAAACTACACCATTGATATTGGCGGTGATAGAGAAGCAACTCAAAAATCGATACAGAGTCTTGTATTTGCACTCATATTATCAGTACTCTTGATCTACATGATCATGGCAAGCCAATTTGAATCGCTCTGGCAACCGTTTATTATCATGTTCTCAATTCCCCTATCGATCATCGGTGTTGCAGTAGCGCTATATGTGACAAATACCCCATTATCCGGCGTGGCTTTTTTCGGTATCATTATACTTGGTGGTATTGTGGTCAATAACGGCATCATTTTGATAGAGAATTTCAACATGCTTAGAGAAGAAGGTGAAACACTCCGTGAGGCACTTGTTGAATCAGGCAGAAAGAGATTTCGCCCGATTATCATGACCGCTTTGACGACACTTGTTGCGCTTATCCCGCTTGCGCTTGGACTTGGTGACGGTGGCGAATTAAGAGCCCCAATGGCTCGCGCTATTATTGGTGGCGTATTTGCCTCAACTCCGCTTACGCTCTTAGTTATACCAACAATAATATTAGTAACCGAGAGATTATTTACGAAATTAAAGAAAAAATAAAGTGTGATTCTTTTTCGATGAACGATAAACAATCCCCTACGGGGACAATACTCAGAAAAATTTACTTATTAATTTTATGGGTGTGAACGATAAACGAGTTTTATGAATTTACCGCAATTTTCAATTAAACGCCCTGTATCCATGCTCATGGTGTTTACGGGCATTATACTCTTTGGTATTGTCAGCTATACAAGGCTTCCTGTAGAGCTGATGCCCAACATGTCTTATAAAACAATCTCCGTTATTATTCAGGCGCGCGGTGGTATCCCTCCCACTGAAGTTGAATCCCTGATAACGGTCCTTGTTGAAGAGGCACTGTCTACCGTAGCAAATCTTGAAAGCCTCAGTTCAACCTCAGAAAAAGGGAAAAGCACCGTAGCTCTCAAATTCCAGCCGGGAACAGACATGAATTTTGCTGCGCTTGAAGCGCGTGAAAAGTTTTCTAAGATCAAGAACAAATTACCCAAAGATATCGAGAAGCCCGTCATTGCAAAATATGAAGAGAATGATGTCCCTATCATGATCCTTGCGATCACGAGTACAAACAAAAGTTATACTGTTGAAGAAATCCGAAAGATCGTTGAGATAGAGATCAAAGAACGTATTTCTCGTGTACCGGGCGTTGCAAATGTAGACTTGGCCGGCGGCCGTGAAGAAAAGATCATTGTCGATGTCGATGAAGAACGCCTCAAAGCATATAAACTCCCAATGAATGAAGTAGTCAATAAGATCGGCATCGAAAACGTATCTCTTTTAGCGGGTTCCGTAAAAGATACCAGGATGGAAACAAAGATCCGAACAGCAGGTCTTTTTTCTGATATTAAAGAGGTTGAACAAGTCTCCATAAAATCAACAAAATCAGGTTCACTTATCAGGTTAAAAGATATTGCAAAAGTAAAACGTGATTATATGGAGCCCCAGGGATATTCTCGTATCAACACAAAAGGAACTGTATCACTCTATGTTCAACGCGAAAGCGCGGCAAATACTGTTTCTGTCGGTGCCGGTGTAAATAAAGTCTTGGAAAATTTAAAGCCGACACTTCCAAGACATATCAGAATACTTACCGTAAGTAACCAGGCAGATTTCATACTCCTTGCTATCGGTGAAGTAAAAAAAGCACTTGTCTACGGTTTTGTTCTTGCTACCATTATTATCCTCTTATTTCTGAGGAACATCTTTTCCGCACTTATCATTGTCATGGCAATACCGATTTCAATGATGGTCACTTTCGCATTGATGTATTTTACGGGCATCACTTTGAATGTAATGACATTAAGCGGACTTGCGCTCGGCATTGGTATGATGCTTGATAACTCTATTGTTGTACTCGAAAATATCTTTAAGTTGAAAGAAAAAGGGGGCGAACCGGTAAAAGCTGCAATTGATGGTTCTAACGAAGTATTGATGTCAATTTTTGCGGCTACCATTACCACAATTATCGTATTCTTACCGCTCAACTTTGTTTCAGAACAAATTAAAATACTCTATGGCGGACTTGCTATTACCGTAACCTATGCCCTTATCGCGTCGCTTTTTACCGCGCTTACAATGGTTCCCCTGCTTGGATCGAAAATGAAAGAACTTAAAAAAAGCACATCAGGCACTGCTCAAAAAAAAGGACTTCACAAAATATTTTTCAAATATTACCGTAAAATTCTCGTCTTAGTTATCAGATACCGTTATATTGCAATCATTTCAGCATTTGCACTTTTTATTGTTTCACTTTACGGGAGTCAATCACTTAAAAAAGAACTTTCCGGTGGGTCCGAACAAAGTAGGTTTACCATATTTGTTGAACTTCCTGACGGTGCACGATTAGAAATGTCTGACATTGTTGTAAAAGAAGTTGAAAAAGAAGTCAGCAAAAACCCTGATGTCAAAAGCGTGCAATCACGTGTTGAAGGATGGTCCTCAAAAGTATATGTAAACCTTAAACCGGAAAAAGAACGTCAGAAGCAGATGGCAGATATTGTAGAAGGACTTCGACCAAAACTCTCCAAACTCGGTAAAGCACAAGATGCATTTATCTATTTCTCGGCGGGACAAGAGTCGGGAGGAAAAGAAATACTTATAGATATTTACGGCCATAGTTATGACACACTCAAGAAACTGGCAATCAAGATATCAAAGGAAGCTGGCAATATCAAAGGACTTGTTGATACAAAGATCAGAATCACTGAAGGTCGTCCGGAATATCGCTTTTATGTTGATAAAGATGCTGCGGCCCTCGCAGGACTCACCACTCGAGATATTGCTGAAGAAATACATGCCAAGATACGAGGATTGCGTGCAACCGCCTTTCGCACCGAAGGGCGCGAAATTGAAATTATTGTACGAGACGATGAAAAGTACAGAAAGAACAAAAAAGATATTCAACGATTCGCCGTTTTTAACAAAAATAAAAACATGTTCTATGTTGATCAGGTAACACGGTATGAACCAGGTCTTGGACCAAGTGAAATATGGCGCAACAACAAGAGTAGAATGATACAGGTAAGCGCGACAGTTACCAATATGACCATCGGTACCGCAATGGAAAAAGTAAGCGAAAAGCTTAAAGACTTTGAGTTCCCAAAGGATTTTTATTGGGAATTTGGCGGTAACTACGCAAAAATGCAGGAAAATCAAAAACAGCTCTTTGTTGTCTTCCTTCTTTCTGTTCTCTTAATCTATATGATCCTTGCCTCATTATTTGAATCGTATATTCAACCATTTATTATTCTTACGGCAGTGCCGCTGGCTTTAATCGGTGCTATCGCCGGACTCCTTATGACACAAAAACCGGTCACTATGGGAGTACTCGTTGGGGCAATTATGCTTGCTGGTATTGTTGCAAGTAATGCGATCATATTGATCAGTAAGATCAATCAGCTTATGGCAAGTGGGTGTAATCTGTATAAAGCGCTCATATCTGCCGGAGAAAGCAGATTACGGCCTATTATTATGACTGCAGCATCTACTGTTATAGCGCTTTTTCCTATGGCCGTCGGTCGGGGCGGAAGTTCCGCGCTGTGGGCACCTTTGGCTATCACCGTTATGGGGGGTCTTATTACATCAACGTTTCTTACCCTTCTTATCATTCCCGGCATCTATTCTATGATTGAAGATATTAAAAAGATAAAAGCTCGCCCGGATGAGGAGCTATCATAAAACAATTCTTTAAAAACCCGTATTGACTAATAAGGAAGGCGCAGAGGCTGCAGAAGCATGCATTAACACTTCTGCAGCAAAAATAAAATGGGAATTCAGATCATATAAGCGGGACACGAGACGCTAGCTGAGATAATACAGGAAACTTTGAAAAAATGCGATATTCTATGAGTTTCATTATTGTTGAAACATCCTTTACTTCAGTAACTAAATCACTTTTGGCTTGAAGTAATTGTGCGGCTTCATTACCCAGATCCTTTATAAAATCCTCTATCGATTCATCGGTAACAATATCTTCTAGATACGCGATTAACTTTTCTAATTCACCTTTTTCAAGCCATACTCCCTGACAATCCATACACAGAAAAAGTATTACCTCATGCCCGCGATAATTCACCTGATACATCTTTTTTCCACATTGAGGACATCCCTTTTCTGAAACAGCCATTTGATGCTCTTTATCTTCTTTCCATAAAGGGATATCAAGCCATCTAATAAAACGATCTTCTTTTGCTTTCAGCTCATCCAAATGATCCTTAGTGATCCATATACCCTGACAGCTTTGAC includes:
- a CDS encoding zf-TFIIB domain-containing protein, whose amino-acid sequence is MSCPNCSTDMKRTVKDTVTIDECQSCQGIWITKDHLDELKAKEDRFIRWLDIPLWKEDKEHQMAVSEKGCPQCGKKMYQVNYRGHEVILFLCMDCQGVWLEKGELEKLIAYLEDIVTDESIEDFIKDLGNEAAQLLQAKSDLVTEVKDVSTIMKLIEYRIFSKFPVLSQLASRVPLI
- a CDS encoding efflux RND transporter permease subunit; amino-acid sequence: MNLAEFAVKKPVSTMMAYLGLFLLGLLTYTMIPQDLYPPITFPQLTVVTNYPNAAPEEVENLVTKVIEEAVSTVKGVKNIRSVSREGTSMVLVEFTWGTKLDFASLAMREKIDLVKSRLPRDANEPIVLKFNPFARPMMVLSVTGNYSPEDLLKVSEKILKDKLEKVKGVASAGLSGGRERQIFVEINQAQLKASRADILSIVQSLKDSNLNYPGGSTKEKFYEYLIRTMGEFEHVSDIGKTVITLEDAKDQRRRDQERSTGGWDQLQIKSDKDRRGFQKRIITLNDVSVIVDDFKEIESYSRYNGKNNISIAIQKQTAANTIKTAEKVRKELKKLLPMLPKGVDVDIVYDQSIFIKNSIRGLFDNAWQGGLLAFIILFLFLRSFVNSLIVIFIIPTSILATFSLMHFTGVSINMMSLAGLAMGVGMIIDSGIVLIENVSIKREEGMGQKEAAISGTSELAKLVISSILSNAAVFFPMIFVIGIAGQLFKQLSMVVVFILLVSVPIAITIVPRLYSMGNRPFVKKPEFGIILIARKLYDKALNIFLNFPITSLLAIFVLFMSSLFLMSKLDFTAMPKVDEGKFSIKVDMRTGTVLAVTNAAVEKVEKILLEAPEIKDVTVRVGSTKSTKAGASLETLGSNQGQIMLNMKEGLKISTNDFVQQIREKIDKLHLKEATINYIVQDSEIGSAFAGGADIVIDVKGPRLDTLEKFTREIKAALKKIPGLTNIKDTVPKSAPETKILVRKDKAASYGLSVKAVAETALYAVKGVVPTRLKEGGREIDIMVRMREEDRKNIDTLKKSIYIKTQQGFDAPLNDVCTLKSGMGPSEVIRLNQRRTINVLANIYGRKRVEVEQEVEKALKSIIMTKAEKENYTIDIGGDREATQKSIQSLVFALILSVLLIYMIMASQFESLWQPFIIMFSIPLSIIGVAVALYVTNTPLSGVAFFGIIILGGIVVNNGIILIENFNMLREEGETLREALVESGRKRFRPIIMTALTTLVALIPLALGLGDGGELRAPMARAIIGGVFASTPLTLLVIPTIILVTERLFTKLKKK
- a CDS encoding efflux RND transporter permease subunit translates to MNLPQFSIKRPVSMLMVFTGIILFGIVSYTRLPVELMPNMSYKTISVIIQARGGIPPTEVESLITVLVEEALSTVANLESLSSTSEKGKSTVALKFQPGTDMNFAALEAREKFSKIKNKLPKDIEKPVIAKYEENDVPIMILAITSTNKSYTVEEIRKIVEIEIKERISRVPGVANVDLAGGREEKIIVDVDEERLKAYKLPMNEVVNKIGIENVSLLAGSVKDTRMETKIRTAGLFSDIKEVEQVSIKSTKSGSLIRLKDIAKVKRDYMEPQGYSRINTKGTVSLYVQRESAANTVSVGAGVNKVLENLKPTLPRHIRILTVSNQADFILLAIGEVKKALVYGFVLATIIILLFLRNIFSALIIVMAIPISMMVTFALMYFTGITLNVMTLSGLALGIGMMLDNSIVVLENIFKLKEKGGEPVKAAIDGSNEVLMSIFAATITTIIVFLPLNFVSEQIKILYGGLAITVTYALIASLFTALTMVPLLGSKMKELKKSTSGTAQKKGLHKIFFKYYRKILVLVIRYRYIAIISAFALFIVSLYGSQSLKKELSGGSEQSRFTIFVELPDGARLEMSDIVVKEVEKEVSKNPDVKSVQSRVEGWSSKVYVNLKPEKERQKQMADIVEGLRPKLSKLGKAQDAFIYFSAGQESGGKEILIDIYGHSYDTLKKLAIKISKEAGNIKGLVDTKIRITEGRPEYRFYVDKDAAALAGLTTRDIAEEIHAKIRGLRATAFRTEGREIEIIVRDDEKYRKNKKDIQRFAVFNKNKNMFYVDQVTRYEPGLGPSEIWRNNKSRMIQVSATVTNMTIGTAMEKVSEKLKDFEFPKDFYWEFGGNYAKMQENQKQLFVVFLLSVLLIYMILASLFESYIQPFIILTAVPLALIGAIAGLLMTQKPVTMGVLVGAIMLAGIVASNAIILISKINQLMASGCNLYKALISAGESRLRPIIMTAASTVIALFPMAVGRGGSSALWAPLAITVMGGLITSTFLTLLIIPGIYSMIEDIKKIKARPDEELS
- a CDS encoding FecR domain-containing protein, whose product is MSFYKKLCVSAVAVFVAIGFVTAGSLYADDASAVISSYDGKVLVKTVDSDKWVEIKRSDVKLGSGDSIKTENGTADIVYPDGSILKIKDHSVTTITDLKDESSGQVTRRIKLFVGDMWAKITPGTSTKTEFVTPSAVAAVKGTTVSLSVLADGTVQILTEEGLVLVELGAGDSRPNVSLGDGDSIQVSVDANGNVSIEGLSGDVDVVMANGTTIAINPTNAVETDATGSTIAVTKGSVVVTSSGRYSETHTFEAGMTVTIDDSGSMKAALPSQLPPVRNAAAQAAQNAQKKTGGGDANQPDPSQTNNSLNFLNKKQIQEILEDSPSNP